A region of Diospyros lotus cultivar Yz01 chromosome 3, ASM1463336v1, whole genome shotgun sequence DNA encodes the following proteins:
- the LOC127798271 gene encoding glyceraldehyde-3-phosphate dehydrogenase GAPC1, cytosolic-like has translation MGSDKKIKIGINGFGRIGRLVARVALQRNDVELVAVNDPFISADYMTYMFKYDSVHGHWKHTDVKVKDSKTLLFGEKRVHVFGVRNPEEIPWAETGAEYIVESTGVFTDKEKAAAHLKGGAKKVIISAPSKDAPMFVMGVNDKDYKPNLDIVSNASCTTNCLAPLAKVIHDRFGIVEGLMTTVHATTATQKTVDGPSNKDWRGGRAASVNIIPSSTGAAKAVGKVLPSLNGKLTGMSFRVPVVDVSVVDLTVRLEKAATYQEIKNVIKEESEGKLKGILGYTEDDVVSTDFIGDSRSSIFDAKAGIALNDKFMKLVAWYDNEWGYSSRCVDLIVHMHSVCA, from the exons ATGG GTTCTgataagaagatcaagattggaaTCAATG GCTTCGGTAGGATCGGCCGTTTGGTTGCCAGAGTTGCTTTACAAAGAAACGATGTTGAACTCGTAGCCGTCAATGATCCTTTCATCTCCGCTGATTATATG ACATATATGTTCAAGTACGATAGCGTTCATGGACACTGGAAGCATACTGATGTGAAGGTCAAGGATTCGAAGACCCTTCTCTTTGGTGAAAAACGGGTCCATGTTTTTGGCGTCAG GAACCCTGAAGAAATTCCATGGGCTGAAACCGGAGCAGAGTACATTGTGGAGTCTACTGGAGTTTTTACTGATAAGGAAAAGGCTGCTGCTCACTTGAAG GGTGGGGCTAAGAAGGTGATCATCTCAGCTCCAAGTAAGGATGCCCCAATGTTTGTTATGGGCGTTAATGACAAGGATTACAAGCCAAATCTTGACATTGTCTCCAATGCTAGCTGCACTACCAACTGTCTTGCTCCCCTTGCCAAG GTTATTCATGATAGATTTGGCATTGTTGAGGGTCTCATGACCACTGTTCACGCCACCACTG CTACTCAGAAGACTGTTGATGGACCATCAAACAAGGACTGGAGAGGGGGAAGAGCTGCTTCTGTCAACATTATTCCCAGCAGCACTGGAGCTGCCAAG GCAGTTGGAAAGGTTCTGCCTTCACTGAATGGGAAGCTGACCGGAATGTCCTTCCGGGTTCCAGTTGTGGATGTTTCGGTTGTGGACCTCACTGTGAGGCTTGAGAAGGCGGCTACTTACCAGGAAATCAAAAATGTTATCAA GGAGGAGTCAGAGGGCAAACTCAAGGGGATCTTGGGGTACACTGAAGATGATGTTGTCTCCACAGACTTCATCGGTGACAGCAG ATCAAGCATCTTCGATGCCAAGGCTGGGATTGCTCTGAATGATAAATTTATGAAGCTTGTTGCTTGGTATGACAACGAATGGGGTTACAG CTCGCGCTGTGTCGACCTCATCGTCCACATGCATTCAGTGTGTGCTTAA